A single window of Flavobacterium aestivum DNA harbors:
- a CDS encoding flavin reductase family protein — translation MISIDPKSIETVKLQGYLQSSVGPRPIAFASTIGESGVPNLSPFSFFNVFSANPPILVFSPARRVRDNTIKHTLINAEATGEVVINVVNYDIVQQASLASTEYADGVDEFLKSGLTPVPSDVVKPFRVKESPVQFECKVTQIIPLGTEGGAGNLILCEVVRMHINEAILNENGAIDQHKIDLVSRLGANWYSRSNQGLFEVPKPLTTLGIGVDAIPDFVKNSPVFDGNDLGMLGNIEALPTTEEVSIFVDQNFAVKAVLSSDDQEKVHLEAKRYLLNNDVLSSWKVLLAKKINSK, via the coding sequence ATGATTAGTATTGATCCAAAAAGTATTGAGACCGTAAAACTACAAGGGTATTTGCAAAGTTCCGTAGGGCCTAGACCTATTGCTTTTGCTAGTACTATTGGCGAAAGTGGAGTCCCTAATTTGTCACCTTTTAGTTTTTTTAATGTGTTTAGTGCCAATCCGCCTATACTTGTTTTTTCGCCAGCAAGAAGAGTACGCGACAATACAATTAAGCATACCTTAATCAATGCAGAAGCTACTGGAGAAGTTGTGATCAATGTGGTAAATTATGATATTGTGCAACAAGCCTCTTTGGCAAGTACTGAGTATGCTGATGGAGTTGACGAATTTTTAAAATCTGGACTTACACCAGTACCATCAGATGTTGTGAAGCCTTTTAGAGTTAAGGAATCTCCAGTACAGTTTGAATGCAAAGTGACACAAATCATTCCGTTAGGGACAGAAGGCGGAGCAGGAAATTTAATTCTTTGTGAAGTTGTTAGAATGCATATCAATGAAGCGATTCTGAATGAAAATGGTGCTATTGATCAACATAAAATTGACTTGGTTTCCAGATTAGGAGCTAATTGGTATTCTAGATCCAATCAAGGATTGTTCGAAGTGCCAAAGCCATTGACAACATTAGGGATTGGTGTAGATGCCATACCGGATTTTGTAAAAAACAGTCCAGTTTTTGATGGAAATGATTTAGGGATGTTAGGTAATATTGAAGCCTTGCCCACAACAGAAGAAGTTAGTATATTTGTAGATCAAAATTTTGCCGTAAAGGCAGTTTTGAGCTCGGATGACCAGGAAAAAGTACACTTGGAAGCCAAAAGGTATCTCTTAAATAATGATGTACTTTCGTCTTGGAAAGTGCTTTTAGCCAAAAAAATAAATTCAAAATAA
- a CDS encoding hydroxymethylpyrimidine/phosphomethylpyrimidine kinase, which translates to MSENHPIVLTIAGFDPSGGAGVLADIKTFEQHKVLGFAINTANTIQTENEFHRIQWTPIDFVVESIMVLLASYPVRVAKIGIVPSFDYLNEIIIFLKKHSPNIKIIWDPIIKSSTNFEFLSLRDQNILTKILSQIELITPNYNEIKYFNPEEDNTHTIAKSYSNYCSILLKGGHNPYETGVDYLFTKDDLYKLLPKIDNYYEKHGSGCVLSSAITANLALGQNLKMACQNAKLYIENFLLSNPTKLGYHYV; encoded by the coding sequence ATGTCAGAAAATCATCCAATCGTTTTAACAATAGCGGGATTTGATCCTTCGGGTGGTGCGGGAGTTTTGGCAGATATCAAAACTTTTGAGCAACACAAAGTACTTGGATTTGCAATCAATACAGCAAACACAATACAAACCGAGAATGAGTTTCATAGAATACAATGGACTCCTATTGATTTTGTTGTAGAATCTATAATGGTCCTTTTGGCAAGTTATCCTGTTAGAGTGGCCAAAATTGGCATAGTACCCTCATTTGACTATTTGAATGAAATAATCATTTTTCTAAAAAAGCATTCACCGAATATCAAAATCATTTGGGATCCAATTATAAAATCCTCAACCAATTTTGAATTTTTATCCCTACGGGATCAAAATATTCTAACAAAAATTCTTAGTCAAATCGAGTTGATTACACCAAATTATAATGAAATCAAATACTTTAATCCTGAAGAAGACAATACACATACTATTGCAAAGTCCTATTCCAATTATTGTTCAATTTTACTAAAAGGAGGACACAACCCTTACGAAACTGGTGTTGATTATCTTTTTACCAAAGACGATCTTTACAAGCTTTTACCAAAAATCGATAATTATTATGAAAAACACGGATCTGGCTGTGTTCTTTCCTCAGCAATTACTGCCAATCTTGCATTAGGACAAAACTTAAAAATGGCTTGTCAAAATGCAAAACTATATATAGAAAACTTTTTACTTTCTAACCCAACTAAACTAGGATACCATTATGTATAA
- a CDS encoding transglutaminase domain-containing protein encodes MKGTFLFLMFTIIGFGQSKVTYTLIDAKMDKIPHDLSITTTGIAEYINANFKSENDKVRAAFYWTASNIRYDIQNIGSIDYKEISQDKIKNTLLTKKGVCIHYAEVFNDIAKKVGVKSYLVYGYTKQNGKVDILSHAWCAARIDNAWWLFDPTWGAGYIQNKKFIKKINNLHYKAAPSQYIATHMPFDYLWQFLNYPVTNQEFIDGKTQLNKAKPIFDFVTQIEDYDRLSDLDKARTSLIRMEKNGVKNNLIREIILSRKSEVEALQNNDAMAKLEVISNDYNQAIVMFNDFILYRNKKFKPALPDEVIREMIETPKQKIVDCQNRIYAIGSYNDANAASVKSLKNAIIDVLKQVEAQEKFVNDYLSKSKLARKAMFTKVTFIGIPSR; translated from the coding sequence ATGAAGGGTACATTTTTATTTTTGATGTTTACAATTATTGGTTTTGGACAATCAAAAGTGACCTATACTTTGATAGATGCTAAAATGGATAAAATTCCCCACGATTTAAGTATAACAACAACTGGAATCGCGGAATATATTAATGCCAATTTCAAATCTGAAAATGATAAAGTGAGAGCAGCTTTTTATTGGACAGCATCAAATATTAGATATGATATTCAGAACATAGGGTCTATTGATTATAAAGAAATATCTCAGGATAAAATAAAGAATACGCTGCTTACCAAGAAAGGAGTCTGTATTCATTATGCGGAGGTCTTTAATGATATTGCTAAAAAAGTGGGAGTTAAATCCTATCTTGTTTACGGATATACAAAACAAAACGGAAAAGTTGATATACTGTCACACGCATGGTGTGCTGCTAGAATCGATAATGCTTGGTGGCTTTTTGATCCAACATGGGGAGCAGGTTATATTCAGAATAAGAAGTTTATCAAAAAAATAAATAATCTCCATTATAAAGCAGCTCCAAGTCAATATATAGCAACCCATATGCCTTTTGATTATTTGTGGCAATTTTTAAATTATCCGGTAACCAATCAGGAGTTTATTGACGGGAAAACACAATTAAATAAAGCTAAACCTATTTTTGATTTTGTAACTCAAATTGAGGATTATGATCGTTTGTCAGATCTTGACAAAGCAAGAACGTCTTTGATCCGAATGGAAAAAAACGGCGTTAAAAATAATTTAATCCGAGAAATAATTCTTTCAAGAAAGAGTGAAGTAGAGGCTCTTCAGAATAACGATGCAATGGCTAAGCTGGAGGTAATCAGTAATGATTATAATCAAGCTATAGTTATGTTTAATGATTTTATTTTGTACCGTAATAAAAAATTCAAGCCAGCTTTACCAGATGAAGTGATTAGGGAAATGATTGAAACCCCAAAGCAAAAAATAGTAGATTGTCAAAACCGTATTTATGCGATTGGTAGTTATAATGACGCCAATGCTGCGAGTGTAAAATCATTAAAAAATGCAATAATAGATGTACTTAAACAAGTAGAAGCACAAGAAAAATTCGTTAATGATTATTTAAGTAAAAGCAAATTAGCTAGAAAAGCAATGTTTACCAAAGTGACATTTATTGGTATTCCCTCTAGATAG
- the aat gene encoding leucyl/phenylalanyl-tRNA--protein transferase: protein MYYLSKALFFPPVSDADVDGILAFGGDLSPERLQLAYKSGIFPWFNEGEPIIWWAPDPRMVLFFDELIVSKSMRNILNRNHFKVTFNQNFREVISNCQQVKRNGQIGTWITNEMIDAYCKLNELGMAKSVEVWQNDQLVGGLYGIDLGHVFCGESMFSLVSNASKVAFIALANQLKKDNYQLLDCQVYNEHLESLGCVEIERTVFMEILKTV, encoded by the coding sequence ATGTATTACTTATCTAAAGCTTTATTCTTTCCACCAGTTTCTGACGCTGATGTTGATGGAATTCTTGCATTTGGAGGTGACTTGTCTCCAGAGCGGTTGCAGTTAGCCTACAAAAGCGGAATTTTTCCTTGGTTTAACGAAGGAGAACCAATTATTTGGTGGGCTCCCGACCCTAGGATGGTATTATTCTTTGATGAATTGATTGTTTCAAAAAGTATGAGAAATATTCTGAATCGGAATCATTTTAAAGTTACTTTCAATCAAAATTTTAGAGAAGTTATTTCTAATTGTCAGCAAGTAAAGCGAAACGGGCAGATCGGAACCTGGATTACCAATGAAATGATTGATGCTTATTGTAAACTCAACGAATTGGGAATGGCAAAATCGGTTGAGGTATGGCAGAACGATCAATTGGTTGGTGGATTATATGGTATCGATTTGGGCCATGTTTTCTGTGGTGAAAGTATGTTTTCTTTGGTTTCAAATGCTTCTAAAGTTGCTTTTATAGCTTTGGCTAATCAGCTTAAAAAAGATAATTACCAACTTTTAGATTGCCAAGTGTATAATGAACATCTTGAAAGTTTAGGCTGTGTAGAAATAGAAAGAACCGTTTTTATGGAGATTTTAAAAACGGTTTAA
- a CDS encoding HIT family protein has protein sequence MSSIFKKIIDGEIPCYKVAEDENFLAFLDVNPNAKGHTLCIPKQEIDKFFDIEDELYLGLMKFSKKVATALEKTVPCKRIGMAVIGLEVPHAHVHLIPLNEMGEMTFKHKVSLTKEEFEALAKRIQENL, from the coding sequence ATGAGTTCTATTTTTAAAAAAATCATTGATGGAGAAATTCCATGTTACAAAGTTGCTGAAGATGAAAACTTTTTGGCTTTTTTGGACGTAAATCCCAATGCAAAAGGACATACACTTTGTATTCCTAAGCAAGAAATAGACAAGTTTTTTGATATCGAAGATGAATTGTATCTTGGATTGATGAAGTTCTCTAAAAAAGTAGCCACTGCTCTTGAAAAAACAGTTCCTTGTAAAAGAATTGGTATGGCAGTAATTGGCTTAGAAGTTCCTCACGCACACGTGCACTTAATCCCTTTGAATGAAATGGGAGAAATGACATTCAAGCACAAAGTGAGTTTGACAAAAGAAGAATTTGAGGCTTTGGCAAAAAGGATTCAAGAGAATTTATAA
- a CDS encoding DUF3127 domain-containing protein, with protein sequence MEVLGKIKVVNPEQQVSASFRKRELVVTTDEQYPQHIMIEFTQDKCDLLSNYNIGEAVKVSINLRGREWVNPQGETKYFNSIQGWRIERMAADAPVQQAPPMPAAATFAPATNLNEEEADDLPF encoded by the coding sequence ATGGAAGTATTAGGAAAAATTAAAGTTGTTAACCCAGAACAACAAGTAAGCGCATCATTTAGAAAAAGAGAGCTGGTTGTTACTACTGATGAGCAATATCCACAGCACATCATGATAGAATTTACACAAGATAAATGTGATTTGCTAAGCAATTATAACATAGGGGAAGCCGTAAAAGTTTCTATCAATTTAAGAGGAAGAGAATGGGTTAATCCACAAGGAGAAACTAAATATTTTAATAGTATTCAAGGATGGAGAATTGAAAGAATGGCTGCTGATGCACCAGTTCAACAAGCTCCTCCAATGCCAGCAGCTGCTACTTTTGCACCAGCTACTAACTTAAATGAAGAAGAAGCAGACGATTTGCCATTCTAA
- a CDS encoding HesA/MoeB/ThiF family protein: protein MSIVQEYLRYNRQVMLPEIGEEGQKKLKNAKVLVIGAGGLGCPILQYIATAGVGTIGIVDFDKIELHNLHRQILYTEKQVGLSKSKTAKETLEIMNPLITIIAFEEKLTSENASQIMQDFDLVVDGSDNFETRYLANDTCIALGKTLVYGSILKFEGQLAVFNHNGTKNLRDLFPEPPNPKDVPNCNLNGVLGTLPGMIGTMMAHETLKIIMDLPTLENELVLFNTLNWSFTKLNF, encoded by the coding sequence ATGAGTATCGTTCAAGAATATTTAAGATATAACCGTCAAGTGATGTTACCTGAAATAGGTGAAGAAGGGCAAAAAAAATTAAAAAATGCCAAAGTTTTAGTCATAGGCGCTGGCGGACTGGGCTGTCCAATATTACAGTACATTGCTACAGCTGGAGTGGGAACCATTGGCATTGTAGATTTTGACAAAATCGAGCTTCATAACTTGCATCGCCAAATTCTATATACCGAAAAACAAGTGGGGCTTAGCAAATCCAAAACGGCAAAAGAAACATTAGAAATAATGAATCCTTTGATTACAATTATAGCTTTCGAAGAAAAATTGACCTCTGAAAATGCCAGCCAGATTATGCAGGATTTTGATCTTGTTGTAGATGGATCCGATAATTTTGAAACCCGTTATCTAGCAAATGACACTTGTATTGCTTTAGGAAAAACATTGGTTTATGGCAGTATTTTAAAATTTGAAGGTCAATTGGCCGTTTTCAATCATAATGGCACAAAAAACCTTAGAGATTTGTTTCCGGAACCACCCAACCCAAAAGATGTACCTAACTGCAATTTGAATGGCGTATTGGGAACATTACCAGGAATGATCGGGACTATGATGGCACACGAAACCTTAAAAATAATAATGGATTTACCAACATTAGAAAATGAGTTGGTATTGTTTAATACTTTGAATTGGAGTTTTACAAAGTTGAACTTCTAA
- a CDS encoding thiazole synthase — translation MPTSLFKIGDKTLQSRLFLGTGKFGSNTEMEDAIISSESELVTVALKRIDLETDTDAILNHLKHPRINLLPNTSGARNAKEAIFAAQLAREALETNWLKLEIHPDPKYLMPDAIETLKATEALAKLGFIVLPYIHADPVLCKHLENAGTTAVMPLGSPIGSNKGLKTIDFLEIIIEQSKVPVIIDAGIGAPSDAAKAMEMGADAVLVNTAIAVAGNPKLMAEAFKEAVISGRKAFEAKLGQQYKQAVASSPLTAFLYE, via the coding sequence ATGCCAACGTCATTATTTAAAATAGGAGACAAAACTCTACAATCCAGACTATTTTTAGGAACTGGAAAATTTGGCTCAAATACTGAAATGGAAGATGCCATTATATCTTCTGAAAGCGAATTGGTAACCGTAGCGCTAAAAAGAATTGATTTAGAAACCGACACCGATGCTATTTTAAATCACTTAAAACATCCTAGAATAAATTTATTACCCAACACTTCGGGAGCAAGAAATGCCAAAGAAGCCATTTTTGCGGCACAATTGGCCAGAGAAGCTTTAGAAACCAATTGGTTAAAACTTGAAATTCATCCAGATCCTAAATACTTAATGCCTGATGCTATAGAAACCCTAAAAGCAACTGAAGCATTGGCTAAATTAGGATTCATCGTTTTGCCTTACATACATGCTGATCCGGTTTTATGTAAACATCTAGAAAATGCTGGAACTACCGCAGTAATGCCATTGGGCTCTCCCATTGGTAGCAACAAAGGATTAAAAACAATAGATTTTCTAGAAATAATAATAGAACAAAGCAAGGTTCCGGTAATTATTGATGCTGGCATTGGCGCTCCATCTGATGCAGCCAAAGCCATGGAAATGGGAGCGGATGCTGTACTGGTAAATACAGCAATTGCAGTAGCTGGAAATCCTAAATTAATGGCTGAAGCCTTTAAAGAAGCCGTAATTTCAGGAAGAAAAGCATTTGAAGCGAAACTGGGACAACAATACAAACAAGCAGTAGCCTCAAGTCCTTTGACCGCTTTTTTATATGAATAA
- the thiH gene encoding 2-iminoacetate synthase ThiH has translation MKTFKSVFGNYDWDTIQTRIYQTTTRQVEQVLAKSKRNLDDFITLISPAATVYLEQMAQECHELTKKRFGKTIQMYAPLYLSNECQNICTYCGFSLDNKIKRKTLSDAEIKLEVEALKETGFDHVLLVTGEANYTVNINYFLNAIDQIKEQFSTISVEVQPLSTEEYQRLHEAGVYSVLVYQETYHQEVYKKYHTKGKKSNFDYRLETPDRIGKAGIHKIGLGVLLGLEDWRTDSFFNALHLDYLQKTYWQTKYSVSFPRLRPAEGIIEPNFIMDDKDLTQLICAYRLWNEDLEISISTRENENFRNNIIPIGVTSMSAGSKTNPGGYVVDPQSLEQFEISDERSAEEIAKIISNKGYEPIWKDWDRTYSKKSKAEGHKENPILN, from the coding sequence ATGAAAACATTCAAATCGGTTTTTGGGAATTATGATTGGGACACCATTCAAACCAGAATATACCAAACAACCACAAGGCAGGTAGAACAGGTATTGGCTAAAAGCAAAAGAAATCTAGATGATTTTATCACTTTGATTTCGCCAGCAGCCACAGTCTATTTGGAGCAAATGGCACAAGAATGCCACGAATTGACCAAAAAACGCTTTGGAAAAACTATACAGATGTATGCTCCATTGTATTTGAGCAACGAATGTCAAAACATTTGTACTTATTGCGGATTTAGTTTAGACAATAAAATCAAACGCAAAACATTATCCGATGCTGAAATAAAACTAGAAGTTGAGGCTTTGAAAGAGACAGGCTTTGATCATGTACTATTGGTTACCGGCGAGGCTAATTACACCGTAAACATCAATTATTTTCTAAATGCGATTGACCAAATAAAAGAACAATTCTCAACCATTTCTGTAGAAGTCCAGCCCCTATCTACTGAAGAATACCAACGATTACATGAAGCTGGAGTCTATTCGGTTTTAGTATATCAAGAAACGTATCATCAGGAGGTATATAAAAAGTATCACACCAAAGGCAAAAAATCTAATTTTGATTATCGATTGGAAACACCCGACAGAATTGGAAAAGCAGGAATTCACAAGATTGGATTGGGTGTGTTACTCGGTTTGGAAGATTGGAGAACAGATAGTTTTTTTAATGCCCTGCATTTAGACTATTTACAGAAAACATATTGGCAAACGAAATATTCGGTTTCATTCCCGAGATTGCGCCCAGCAGAAGGAATTATTGAACCCAACTTTATTATGGACGATAAAGATTTGACACAACTCATTTGTGCTTATCGCTTATGGAATGAAGATTTGGAGATTTCAATATCTACTCGAGAAAACGAAAACTTCAGAAATAATATCATCCCAATTGGAGTAACCAGTATGAGTGCGGGTTCCAAGACCAATCCGGGTGGTTACGTTGTTGACCCTCAATCCTTGGAACAATTTGAGATTAGCGATGAACGTTCCGCCGAGGAAATTGCCAAAATAATTAGCAATAAAGGATACGAACCCATTTGGAAAGATTGGGACAGAACATATAGTAAAAAGTCAAAAGCCGAAGGTCATAAAGAAAACCCTATTCTTAATTAA
- a CDS encoding thiamine phosphate synthase: MIVISNPITVDNEINIIHSLFEEGLMLFHVRKPHFGISQMKQFLLNINSNYRDRLVLHSHYDIAEEFGINRIHFSESKRKVTLMLPNNLPFAQHTKKGFRLSTSVHSIEDFNELDDSFEYAFLAPVYPSISKENYFSKVNLLETIKNRNNYSTSLVALGGIESKNIKKTLKKGFDKVAILGTIWNRNNPIENFKSCQKIIQSF, from the coding sequence ATGATTGTAATTTCAAATCCAATTACAGTAGATAACGAAATCAACATTATTCATTCTCTTTTTGAGGAAGGTCTAATGTTATTTCATGTTCGAAAACCTCATTTTGGAATTTCCCAAATGAAACAATTTCTTTTGAACATCAATTCCAACTACAGAGATCGTTTGGTTTTACACAGTCATTATGATATTGCCGAAGAATTTGGTATTAATCGTATTCATTTTAGCGAAAGCAAGCGAAAAGTAACACTAATGCTACCTAATAACTTGCCCTTTGCTCAGCATACAAAAAAAGGTTTCCGATTGTCGACATCAGTTCACTCCATTGAAGATTTTAATGAATTAGACGATAGTTTCGAATATGCCTTTTTAGCACCGGTCTATCCAAGTATATCTAAAGAAAATTATTTTTCTAAAGTAAATCTACTTGAAACTATTAAAAATCGTAACAATTATTCGACTTCACTCGTTGCTTTGGGCGGAATAGAATCTAAAAACATCAAAAAAACATTAAAAAAAGGGTTTGATAAAGTAGCCATTTTAGGAACCATTTGGAATCGGAACAATCCCATCGAAAATTTTAAATCATGTCAGAAAATCATCCAATCGTTTTAA
- a CDS encoding thiamine phosphate synthase has product MYNKLQYISQGDTIKEQLYNIHEALDNGCDWIQMRFKNQKPKKTFALAEAVHFLCEEYLANFIINDDVHLAEQIAADGVHLGLTDTSILEARAILGETKIIGATANTFEDITNHINNGCDYIGLGPFQFTKTKENLSPILGLDGYRSIINKLNTKQKEMPIYAIGGITLENVDALMTTGIHGIAVSGIITESDQKNKLITQLNEKLYANVII; this is encoded by the coding sequence ATGTATAATAAACTACAATACATCTCCCAAGGAGACACAATCAAAGAACAATTGTACAACATTCACGAAGCTTTAGACAATGGGTGCGATTGGATACAAATGCGATTCAAGAATCAAAAACCAAAAAAAACATTTGCTTTGGCAGAAGCCGTACATTTCTTGTGTGAAGAATACCTAGCCAACTTCATCATAAACGATGATGTACATTTAGCTGAACAAATAGCTGCTGATGGTGTTCATCTTGGACTTACTGACACAAGCATTCTAGAAGCGCGAGCTATTCTGGGAGAAACCAAAATTATTGGAGCAACCGCAAATACTTTTGAAGACATAACAAATCATATTAATAACGGCTGCGATTATATTGGCCTAGGCCCCTTTCAATTCACAAAAACAAAAGAAAACTTAAGTCCAATTTTAGGATTAGACGGTTATCGTTCAATTATAAACAAACTCAATACTAAGCAAAAAGAAATGCCAATTTATGCCATTGGTGGTATTACATTAGAAAATGTCGATGCTTTAATGACAACAGGAATTCATGGTATTGCAGTTTCGGGCATTATTACCGAAAGTGATCAAAAAAACAAACTCATCACACAACTTAACGAAAAATTATATGCCAACGTCATTATTTAA
- a CDS encoding sensor histidine kinase, producing the protein MIFSQSNNPIRWIIVFISFLIISIILWNTYTFFQIFKNEERIKMNLWATAQKTLINAGENTEVDLPLQIFSNNTTIPLILTENDSIINSVNIDETIIKDKIKAQEYLNELKSENEPIKIIYAPGKSQELYYGDSSLIDKLKYYPIALSLIIILIAFLIYNFYQSNKVATQNKLWAGMAKETAHQIGTPLSSLIGWLEILKLDNVDESITIEIEKDIERLQTITDRFSKIGSEPKLENKDIIEETKNSFDYLIARFSNQIDFTFKAPQTPINILFNPTLHSWTIENLVKNSIDAMKGRGKLSLNIEEDAHFVKISIIDTGSGIPKKEFNTIFEPGFTTKKRGWGLGLSLTKRIVEKYHKGHIKVLSSEIGKGTTMQISFKKEHTSI; encoded by the coding sequence ATGATTTTTTCGCAAAGCAACAACCCTATTCGTTGGATTATCGTTTTTATTTCCTTTCTAATTATCTCCATTATCCTTTGGAACACCTATACATTTTTTCAAATATTCAAAAATGAGGAACGGATAAAAATGAATCTTTGGGCAACAGCTCAAAAAACACTAATCAATGCAGGAGAAAATACCGAAGTAGATTTACCCCTTCAAATATTTAGCAATAACACCACTATTCCTTTAATTCTAACAGAAAATGACAGTATTATCAACTCAGTAAATATTGATGAAACTATTATAAAAGATAAAATAAAAGCTCAAGAATATTTAAATGAATTGAAAAGTGAAAATGAGCCAATAAAAATCATTTATGCTCCTGGAAAATCACAAGAATTATATTATGGTGATTCCTCTTTGATAGACAAACTAAAGTATTATCCTATTGCTTTATCTCTTATTATTATCTTAATTGCTTTTTTGATATATAATTTCTACCAAAGTAACAAAGTGGCAACCCAAAACAAACTGTGGGCTGGAATGGCGAAAGAAACAGCACACCAAATAGGAACGCCTCTCTCCTCCTTAATTGGTTGGTTAGAAATTTTAAAATTGGACAATGTAGACGAATCCATAACGATAGAAATTGAAAAAGATATAGAACGTTTGCAAACTATTACGGATCGTTTCTCTAAAATTGGGTCTGAACCTAAACTGGAGAACAAAGACATTATTGAAGAAACTAAAAATTCTTTTGACTATTTAATTGCTCGATTTTCAAACCAAATTGATTTTACGTTCAAGGCACCACAAACTCCAATAAATATATTGTTCAACCCAACTTTACACAGTTGGACTATAGAAAATCTTGTAAAGAACTCTATTGATGCCATGAAAGGAAGAGGCAAACTATCTTTAAACATTGAAGAAGATGCCCATTTTGTTAAGATAAGCATTATCGATACAGGGAGTGGTATTCCCAAAAAGGAGTTCAATACAATATTTGAACCTGGATTTACTACCAAAAAAAGAGGTTGGGGATTAGGTCTCTCACTTACCAAAAGAATTGTAGAGAAATATCACAAAGGACACATAAAAGTATTAAGCTCTGAGATTGGAAAAGGAACTACAATGCAAATCAGTTTTAAAAAAGAGCATACTTCTATCTAG